In Pseudomonadales bacterium, a single window of DNA contains:
- a CDS encoding amidohydrolase: MTKKDYFIIDTETHPIDAAMWHQLAPYQGTQRFMQSLQGTIRPLVQEFPSMENDGMGPFEKMISNMDASGTDMACVIPEAFLFCSGGTTPISTNAWMLEGVQKYPDRFIMCPNFGPIIQRGVENAIREMEFLTKEYGIKVFKFYSPEDTYINDKRLWPFYEKAQELGLVMQVHTGTGYVYGGRSKFCHPSQLEDVCYDFYDLRIVAFHFGWPHHRELNLLAATFPNLYISVSFLNHAMGWRPKMFQELIGEAMLYATVDKVVWGSDTNGSGMKECVDPFHTFQIDEEGHRGWGWSYITEEDRAKIFGLNMAKLLGIEPTKRVKRPA, translated from the coding sequence ATGACGAAGAAAGACTATTTCATCATCGATACCGAGACGCACCCGATCGACGCCGCCATGTGGCACCAGCTCGCGCCGTACCAGGGGACGCAGCGTTTCATGCAGTCGCTGCAGGGCACCATCCGGCCCCTGGTCCAGGAATTCCCGTCGATGGAAAACGACGGCATGGGGCCCTTCGAGAAGATGATCTCGAACATGGACGCCTCGGGTACCGACATGGCCTGCGTCATTCCGGAAGCGTTCCTGTTCTGCAGCGGCGGCACGACGCCGATCTCGACCAACGCGTGGATGCTGGAGGGAGTGCAGAAGTACCCCGACCGCTTCATCATGTGCCCGAACTTCGGTCCGATCATCCAGCGTGGCGTCGAGAATGCCATCCGCGAGATGGAGTTCCTGACGAAGGAATACGGCATCAAGGTCTTCAAGTTCTATTCGCCGGAAGACACCTACATCAACGACAAGCGGCTGTGGCCCTTCTACGAGAAGGCACAGGAACTCGGACTGGTGATGCAGGTGCACACCGGAACGGGTTACGTGTATGGCGGTCGCAGCAAGTTCTGCCATCCGTCGCAGCTCGAGGACGTCTGCTATGACTTTTATGATCTGCGCATCGTCGCGTTCCACTTCGGCTGGCCGCACCATCGCGAGCTGAACCTGCTGGCAGCCACGTTCCCGAACCTGTACATCAGCGTGAGCTTCCTGAACCACGCGATGGGCTGGCGGCCGAAGATGTTCCAGGAACTGATCGGTGAAGCCATGCTGTACGCGACGGTCGACAAGGTGGTCTGGGGCAGCGACACGAATGGATCCGGCATGAAGGAATGCGTGGACCCCTTCCATACCTTCCAGATCGACGAGGAAGGTCATCGCGGCTGGGGCTGGTCCTACATCACGGAAGAAGACCGCGCGAAGATCTTCGGCCTGAACATGGCGAAGCTGCTCGGGATCGAGCCGACCAAGAGGGTGAAACGCCCAGCCTGA